The genomic segment ATCTGGTAAATAACGCGCTAGATCTCCTGTTCTATAAAGGCGATCGCCAGGTATCCTACTGAACGGATTAGGGATAAACCGCTCGGCTGTCAAGTCAGGACGATTGAGATATCCTCTCGCTAAGCCTGTACCGCCAATATAGATTTCTCCAGGAATGCCAATGGGTACAGGTTGTAACTGAGCATCCAATAAATAAATTTGGCTATTGGTGATGGGCTGACCAATCGGCGGTTTTTGACTTTCATCTTGGCATGGGGCCACCGTGACACAGACAGTCGCTTCTGTGGGGCCATAGGCATTAAAAAAGCGTCGTCCAGGTGCCCACTGTGCTACTAGCTGAGGGGGGCAAGGCTCTCCCCCGACAATCAGAGTTTCTAGGGCTGGGAGTTCCTGAAATGGCAGAGCCGCAAGCACTGATACGGGAAAAGCAACGGTAGTAATGGATCGCTCTTGCAGCACTTGGAGCAGTTCTCTTCCTGGCAAAAGCGTATCTGCTGTTTCTAAACAGAGCGTTGCCCCAGCGCAAAGTGTGGTAAAGATATCGGAAACCGAGACATCGAAGCTAAAGGAGGCAAACTGTAGAACTCGGCTATCCTGGCGGATCTGAAACCGAGGAATTAAATCCGCGACTAAATTGCAAAGTCCTGCATGTTGTAACAAGACTCCTTTAGGTTTGCCTGTAGAGCCAGAGGTGTAGATCACATAGGCTAGATTGTTGGCGCTGGCTCCACTGACTGGATTGGTGATGGCTTGAGGAGATGTGTTAGCTGCGATCGCGCCCCATTCAGTATCCAAGCAAATAACCTGGGCTTGATGGGATGGCAGGGATGGCACTAAGTGAGATTGGGTCAGTAATACGGGTGCCTGGGTATCCTCCAGCATAAAGCTCAGACGCTCTGCGGGATATTTGGGATCTAAAGGTACATAAGCTCCCCCCGCTTTCAGAATGCCAAGGATACCCACAATCATCTCGAAGGAGCGATCGACGCAGATGCCAACCAGAACTTCCGGGCCAACTTCCAGCGTTCTGAGGTAATGCGCTAATTGGTTTGATCGCTCGTTTAACTCTTGGTAGGTCAGGGATTGACCCGCAAAGATCAGGGCGATCGCCTCTGGGGTTTGCTCTGCTTTGGCTTCAAACCATTGATAAATTGTCTGATCAGAGGGATAAGCCGCCTGCGTATGGTTCCACTCCACCAATTGTTGCTGTTCGCGGGGGGTTAATAGGGGTAGTTGAGCGATTGACTGCTGTGTATTAGCAATAATCCCTGTCAGCAACGTCTCGAAATGTCCCGTAAGGCGAGCGATCGTGCTGGTATCAAATAGATCTGTGTTGTATTCCCAAATTCCCACTAACCCCCGTTCGGTTTCGTCTAAGGAGAGGGTCAAGTCAAACTTAGCGGTGCCACTATCCACCGCTAACGGGGTCAGAGTCAGGCCAGGGAGTTCCAATTCTGAGGCAGGAACATTTTGCAGCACAAACATCACTTGAAACAGGGGCGTATAAGCCAAATTCCGCGCAGGCTGGAGAGCTTCTACCAATTGCTCAAAGGGAACATCTTGATGCGCGTAAGCCCCCAAAGCGACTTCTCGGACTCGGTTCAGCAATTGCTGAAAACTGGGATTGCCAGAGAGATCCGTTCGCAGCACTAACGTATTGACGAAGAAGCCAATCAAATCTTCTACTTCAGCTTGCTGACGATTGGCGATCGGAGATCCCACAACAATGTCTAGCTGTCCACTGTAGCGATAGAGCAACGTCTGAAATGCCGCCAATAGAGTCATAAACAGGGTTGCGCCTTCCTGCTGGCTCAATGCTTGCAACGCCTTCATTAATTCCAGTGGCAGCGTAAAAGATTGAGTGGCACCGCACAGACTTTGTTTCAGGGGACGGGGGCGATCGCTGGGTAAATTCAAAACATCCGGCAGGCTAGCGAGCTGTTGCTTCCAATAGGCAAGCTGACTCTCCAGAACATCTCCTTGAAGCCAATCACGTTGCCAATGAGCAAAGTCTGCATATTGGATGGACAGTTGTGGTAGGGATACAGATTGCTCGGCGGCAAACGCTTCGTATAGTGTGGCTAGCTCTCGCACCAACACACCAATAGACCAGGCATCGGAAATAATATGATGCATGGTGAGCAGTAGAATATGTTCCTGTTCGCTCAAGCGCCAGAGCTGACAGCGCAATAGGGACGGCTCAGCTAGGTGGAATGGCTGTTGGGCTGCGGCGGCAATTTCCTGTTGAGCTTGGACTTCTCGCTCGGTTGCTGGCAGGAGGGTGAGGTCTGCGATCGCCAATGACATATTCAAATCAGGAGTAATCTTTTGGGTCGGTTGCCCATCCACCACAATAAAAGAGGTGCGTAAACTCTCATGGCGTTGCCCAATCTCGTTTAAGCTCTGCTGTAGCGCCGACAGATTGAGATTACCTGTGAGCCGAACTGCTTGCGAGATATTGTAGAAGGGGCTATTGGGAATCAGTTGATCCAGAAACCACAAGCGTTGTTGGGCAAAGGAAAGTGGCAACGCTTGATCACGGGAAATGGAGGGAATGACAGCAGGCTGTAGGATCTGGGTTTCCTGATGGGTCGCAGCGATCCAGTCGGCGAGGGAAGCAATCGTGGGCGCGCTAAATAGCGATCGCAGCGGCAACTCCACTTGTAAGTGCTGTCGTACCCGTGAGATTACCTGGGTTCCTAGGAGAGAATGTCCGCCCAACTCAAAGAAGTTATCGGTGATTCCGACTCGCGCCAAACCCAATACTTCGGCCCAGATCCCCGCCAAGGTCACTTCCAAAGCAGTTCGAGGCGCAACAAATTCTCTAACATCTATTTTGGTTAGATCAGGAATCGGCAATGCCCGTCGATCGACCTTGCCACTGGGTGTGAAAGGGAGAGATTCCAAGAGAACGAAGGCAGTAGGCAGCATGTAAGCGGGTAGTTTCGCTTGCAAAAACGAGCGGAGTTGTAGCGTGGAGACTGGATCGCTAGTGGCTTGAGGTACCACATAAGCCACCAAATATTTCTGCCCTGCTGAGTCTTCGCGATCGCTCACAACCGCCTCTTGGACCGCAGGATGTTGATGCAAAGCTGCCTCAATTTCTCCCAACTCAATCCGGAACCCCCGAATCTTCACCTGTTGATCAATGCGTCCCAGATATTCCAAGTTGCCATCGGGTCGATAGCGCACCAAGTCTCCGGTTTTGTAGAGCTTGGCTCCAGGGCGATCGCTAAATGGATGCGCTACAAACTTTTCGGCTGTTAGTTCTGAACGATTTAGGTAACCCCTGGCTAAACCTGCTCCACCGAGATACAGTTCTCCTGCAACGCCGATAGGAACGAGTTGTTGGTGGCGATCGAGCACGTAGGTTTCGATTTGTGGCAGGGCTTGACCGATTGGTACGATCTGTGGAATTGGGTGCGATGCAGAGAGATCACAAGTTGTGGCGACAACCGTTGATTCTGTAGGGCCGTAGGTGTTGACCAAACGAACCTGTGATCCTACCCATTGCTGCCATTGAGCAACTCGTGCGGGTAATGCTTTTTCGCCACCAATAATAACTAAACGGAGATGGCTGGGTAGTGGGATTTGAGTCTCTGTTGCAGCGACAATTTCATGCCAGTAAGCAGTGGGCAAACTGACGAGAGTTAATTGCCATTGCTCACAGGTTTGCAGAAAGGTAGAAACAGATTCCAGCATCCACTCGGTACGGAGCATCAGCGTGGCTCCGACACAGAGACAGGGATAGATCTCCTCAACACTGGCATCAAAGCTGATCGAAGCAAACTGCAACACGCGATCGCTCTGCTGCACCTCATAGGTGGCGATCGCAGCTTGGGTATAGTTGACCAGCGATCGATGCTCGATCATTACCCCTTTGGGCTTGCCAGTGGAGCCAGAGGTGTAGACGACATAGGCCAAATTATGACTCGTGGCCTGACTCACTAAATTCTCTGAGCTGTGCTGAGCGATGTGCGACCAGTCTTGATCTAGGCAGACCACCTGAGCTTGGTGCGGTGGTAGTACAGATAGTAAGTTGGCTTGAGTGAGCAACACAGATACTTGCGAATCCTCTAGCATCCAAGCTAGGCGCTCCGAAGGATAAGCAGGATCGAGCGGCACATAAGCTCCTCCCGCTTTCAGGATGCTGAGCAACCCAATGATCATCTCCAAAGAGCGATCGCAACATAGCCCTACCAAAGTATCTGGTTTGACATTCAGAGTTCTGAGATAGTGAGCCAGTTGATTGGCCCGACTATTTAGTTCTTGATAGGTAAGCTGTTGTCCCCCAAAGATAACGGCGATCGCCTCTGGTGTGCGTTTGACTTGTGCTTCAAAATGCTCATGAATACAGGTCGAGATTGATTCTGAGCGAACTGGATGCTGCCATTGCTTCAAGAGCAGGTGTTGTTCTTGAGAACTCAGTAAGGGCAAAGCAGTGATCGATCGCGTTGGATCTGCGACAACTCCCTCCAGCAAAATCTGAAAGTGCTCAACCATACGAGCGATCGTGCTGGCCTCAAACAAATCTGTATTGTATTCCCAGAAACCAACTAATTCTGTTTCTGTTTGCTCCCAATATAGGCTCAAATCGAGCTTAGCTGTGCCTGTATCTAGGCTCTGATGCAGCGGCGCGATCGCCCATCCCAATTCCTGTTTAGGTGTAGGTGGCTCCAAGACAAACAGAACTTGAAAGGGAGAGTTTTGGCTGGAATGCTGCGGTTGCAACTGCTTCAGTAAAGACTGAAAAGGGAGATCCTGGTGGGCTTGCGCTTGTAAAACGGTCTCCTGAACCCGTGGCAACAACTCTAAAAAACTAGGATTGCCAGAACAGTCTGTGCGAAGAGCCAGGTTATTTAAAAGATATCCCACGACAGACTCCAGCTCTGGCCGCTGCCGCCCAGCAGTCACGGTGCCCACAACAATATCTTCTACGCCCACATAGCGATGCAGAAATGCTTTAAAGGCTGCCAGCAATGTCGTGAATAGTGTCACACCTTGCTGACGGCTCAGCCGCTGTAAAGCTTCAGTCAACGGCTGGGACAACGCGATCGCCTGCTTTGCTCCCCTGAAAGTGGGTAGGGTGGGTCGAGGGCGATCTGTCGGCAAGTTTAAGCCCGGCAAATCAGCCAGTTGTTGTTGCCAATAAGCGAGTTGAGTTTGAGCGATCGGATGTGGATCACCGCCAAAATACTGTTGTTGCCAAGCTGCAAAATCAACCGATTGGATCGCTAGCTCAGGCAGTTGGCAGGATTGACCTTGAGCAAAGGCAGTGTATAGGCTTGCCAGCTCTGGTAGCAAAATATTGACGAAAGAGATGCCATCGAAAATGAGATGGTGAAGCGTGAGATAGAGCCGTATCTCTGTTTTGCTGAGTTGAATTAAAGTGGCTCGTAACAGGAGGTCTTGCGCCAAGTCAAAGGGCTGGGCTGCGGCTTGGGTAGCTAATCTGCGTGCCTCTGTTTCCAGCGATGCAATGGGTGAGGCTGATAAATCAATCACAGATAGCGCGATCGCCCGTACTGGCTGAATCACTTGCACAGGTTGCCCATCTAGGACCAAAAAGTTAGTCCGTAAGCTCTCATGGCGCTGAATCAAAGCGTTTAGAGCTTGCTTCAATGCTTCTACCTGGATGGTACCTGGTAACAAAATTGTGACTGGCTCATTGGCGATCGGCTGATCTGGATCTAATTGCTGTAGTAGCCACAGATGTTGTTGGCCCAGGGAAAGCGGAAAAACGCGATCGCGAGAGATGGCTTGCACAGGTGGGATGCTTGTAGCTGCTGGCTCACCTGTTTCTAGCTCACTGGCTTCTAGTACCGGCGCTAACTCAGCGATCGTAGGGGCATTAAATAAAGTGCGGAGGGATAGTTCTACGCCAAACATTTCTCGGATGCGGGAGATGACTTGAATCGCGCTTAACGACTGTCCACCTAGCTCCCAGAAGTTATCCAGCACTCCGACTGTTTCTACGGCTAAAACCTGGCTCCAAATGCCCACTAATGTCTTTTCGATCGTCGTTTGGGGAGCGACAAACTCAACCGTTCGAGTGAGCAAGCTGAGGTCGGGGACAGGGAGCGATCGCTTGTCCACTTTGCCATTGGTGGTCAGGGGTAGCGCCTCTAGCATCACGAAGGCAGCTGGGGTCATATAATGAGGCAAGCGCTCTTGTAAGAAACCCCGCAACTGCTGTCCGAAAGTGGGTGTCGCGATCGTCGATGTCGGGACTATATAAGCCACTAAACACTTCTCGTCGTTCCCGTGGGGGATATCCTCTCGTGCTGTAACTACGACCGCTTGCACCTGTGGATGTTGCCCCAAAACGGTTTCGATTTCTCCCAGTTCAATCCGAAATCCCCGAATTTTTACCTGTTCATCGATCCGACCGATATATTCAAAGTTACCATCGGGTCGGTAACGTACCAAATCTCCTGTCTTATATAGGCGTGGGGAGTGGGGAGCGAGGGGTGAGAGGTAAGGAGTGAGAGGTGAGGAGTCAGGAGAGGATAGTTGTGTTTCGAGTGGATTGGGAATAAATCGCTTTTGGGTGAGGTCCGGACGATTGAGATAGCCACGGGCTAAGCCGACTCCGCCTAAATACAACTCTCCGATCGCACCAGGAGCCACAATTTGCCCGCTTTGGTCTAAAACATAGGCTTGCAGATTGCGGATCGGCTTGCCAATCGGGACTTCTGCTAGATCTGCTGCTGGAGCCAACTGGGATAAATCACAAATTAAGGCACTAATCGTTGCTTCCGTCGGTCCATAGGCATTGATCAACCGCACCCTCTGTCCCACCTTATGGCCCACCTGTTGCTGCCACAGTCGCAGTCGTGCAGGTAAAGCCCGTTCCCCACCAATCACAACCAAACGTAAGCTGGCAGGTAGGGCTATATTAGCTGCCAGTTTCACGGTTAGCTCGTGCCAGTAAGCCGTGGGTAAACTGAGAACTGTTAACCGCCACTCCTGGCACTGTTGCAAGAATGCGGCTACAGACTCTAGCATCCACTCGGTCCGCAGAACGAGCGTTGCCCCAACACTCAAGCAAGGATAGATTTCTTCAGCACTGACATCAAAGCTGATCGAAGAAAATTGCAGCACGCGATCGCTCTGGCTCAACTCATAGGCATCAATCACGGCCTCGGTGTAATTGAGGAGCGAATTATGCTGAATCAGCACCCCCTTAGGCTTTCCGGTGGAGCCAGAGGTATAGATAACGTACGCTAAGTTTTCTGGATCAACGTCGGGGAGAGGATTTTCGGTATTGTGTTGAGCAATCTCCGTCCAATCATTTAAACAAACAACTGGTGCTGGATGAGCAGGAAGCGATCCCAACAGTTGAGTCTGGGTGAGCAGCACAGAAACATTAGCGTCCTCCAGCATGAACGCGATGCGCTCTTTGGGATAGGCAGGATCGAGTGGCACGTAGGCTCCACCTGCTTTCAAGATCCCCAACAAGCCCACGATCATCTCCACCGATCGCTCGCAGCAAAGCCCTACCAAAACTTCCCGCCCCACCCCCAGCGATCGCAAATAGTGAGCGAGTTGATTCGCCCGCGCATTGAGTTCTTGGTAGGTGATCTGCTGGTCTGGAGCTGCGATCGCGACTGCATCAGGCGTTTTTTCAACCTGCATTTCAAATCGCTGGTGGACTGTCGAAGCTCCAGAAGTTCTGGTGTTATTCATAAGTCTGCTTAGGGGTGGGTTACTCGGTGGGTGAATGAATGCTTGTAGCTTTGTAACCGTGATGGGGGCAACTGTTGAGGTAAAACAGGAGCGTCTACAGATGCTTAGGGTGACTCTCTGAGCAGGGCAAGCCAGAAGCGACAAACCTGACAGGGCAGGTGCATCTGTGTAAAACACATCAAGTGGATGTAGTGTTCCCGACCAGCCAGCCGATGCCACAAATTGCAAAGAAAAACTTAACTTAGCTTTTACCGAAATATTGAGCGAATTTGGGCACTTTAGAGGCAAACCTGCTTATATCAGTCCTTGCTACCTGAGCTTCTATGATCCGACTGTTTGCCAAGAAGAACGAGACTGCGATCGCCAGTCAGCTCCCCAGTCAGCCCCCCAGTCAGTCCCAAGATGCTGATTCTGAATCAACCCTGCTGAGGGCTCATGAACTGTGTAAGTTTTATGGCGATCGCTCAGTGGTGCAAAATGTCTCTTTTACACTCAATCGAGGCGAAGTTTTAGGGTTTTTAGGGCCGAATGGGGCAGGCAAAACCACGACCATTGGCATGCTCTACGGCGCGATTATTCCTTCTCAAGGTTTTGTGCAGCTAAATCAGTGGCGGATTCAGACCCAGGGACAGCAAGCACGATATCACCTGGGCATTGTGCCTCAAGAAGACAACCTGGACCCAGAGTTGAGTGTGTTTGAAAATCTCACCTTCTTTGCCCATTACTATCGGCTAACTGGCAAAAACGCCCGCCAGCGAGCTGGAGAAGTGCTGGCTCAGGTGGGATTACAGGACTATGGTCGCCACAAACCTGATGAACTGTCAGGCGGGCTGAAGCGTCGAGCTGTACTAGCCAGAGCCTTGCTTAACCGTCCGCAAGTCGTGTTTCTGGATGAACCTACCACCGGGCTAGACCCCGATGCCCGTCAGGATTTCTGGAAGCTAGTTACCCAGCTAAAACAAGAAGGTTGCGGCATTTTGTTGACCACTCACTACATGGATGAAGTGCAGCGATTGTGCGATCGCCTGTTGCTGCTTCAGCAAGGTCAAATAATTGATCAGGGCACGCCCAGCGAACTAATTGAGCGAATTATTGGCAAAGAAATTGTTGAAATTACCGGAGTTGATGAGGCGATCCTGAGACCGTTAGCCGCAGAAGCAGGCGCTTGGTGTCGATCCTTTGGTAGCAGCTATCTGTTAACCCTACCCCCCAGTCATGCAGAAACTTTGTGGCAACAACTGGTAGAAACCCAGCCCTCAAAGCTGACCCGCCGCCACGCCAACTTAGAAGATGTCTTCCTCCGTCTCACCGGAGCATCGTTGCAGTAACACTTCACCGCACATCCCCTCTATACCTAAACTCCATGTCTCAAACTTTTTTGCCTACTCTGAGCCTCAAGCGGTCCAATCTTCACTCAATGGTGACGCTATGGGGAGTCTACTCGGTTTGGCGACGGCATGCCAAAGTCTTTCAAAACACCTGGGTGGTTAACTTTTTGCCATCGATTCTAGAACCGATTATTTATCTAGTTGCCTTTGGCAGCGGTCTCTCCCCCCTAATTGGCGAGGTGTCTTATGCGGGGCACTCCGTCAGCTATCTCAAATTTCTGGCTCCCGGCATGATCGCAGTTGGCATCCTCTATCCGGCGTTTTTTGAAGGTGCTTATGGTACCTTTGTCCGACTCAGTTTTCAGAAGACTTGGCAAGGGATGTTAACCGCTCCGCTCAGCTTCACGGAGGTGTTTTTAGGCGACTGGCTCTGGGCCGCGACTAGAGGCGTGATGTCTGGTTTAATTACGGGCCTCGTGGCGATCGCTTGGGGGCTTTACTCCGGTTGGTATTTGTTGCTCTCTTTGCCCTTTATTTGCTTGGGTAGCTTACTCTTTGCCGCGCTGGGACTGCTCACAGCGGGCAGCGTCAAAACCGTAGACCAACTCAACTTTCCGGTAATTCTGCTGCTCGTGCCCATGTTTACCCTATGTGGCACCTACTTCCCCCGCGAAACCTTACCCACCCTCCTGAACTTAATCGCCAACTTTCTACCCCTGAGCGCCCTGACGGATTTGTTGCGCTGGCATCTGGGCTTGCCCAGCAACTGGCTACTAGAAATCTTGTGGATGCTGCTCTGGATTAGCGGCTTAGCAGGATTGGCTTGGAAAAAAATTCATTGGCAATTATTCCATCCCTAAACCTTATCCCTAGAGATGGCTGTTGCCAATCGCGATCGCTAGAACCAATAGCTGTCCTAAAATCTAGCAACTGGAGTTTAACACTCTTTACGACCAAAGAAGGTAAAGGAACGGGTCTAGGGCTGTCTATCAGTCGCCAAATCATAGTGGAGAAGCATGGTGGCACGTTAACGTGCACTTCCGCGCTAGGCCAAGGCACTGAGTTTGCGATCGCGATTCCTCAGCGCTAATGTAACTCACCAAACTTAGGACTCCACCACCCCTGAGCGGTCTGAAAATACACGGCTGGTTTGTGTTGGCTATTGCTCCTTGCTTGGGCATCGGAGCAGCGTAGTAGTTGTTTGGTTTGTCCTTCCTTTTCGTAGGCATAAACTTCCAAAGGTTTTTGACAAATAGGGCAGGGAAACTCTGTGAGCTGAGTTGGCTGCGGGTTAGATGTCTCACCTTGGCTACGGGGACGCTCCCATTTACGGCTGCGATCGCTCCAAAATAGCACCACATCTTCACAGCCGCTGACACACTTGAGGAAGTACTTTTTCTTGACTTTGCTGCTGGGGATCTTGGCGAGATAGTTATGGCACTGGGGGCAGCGGGTGCGGGATAAGTTGAGAGTTTTTTCTGGGCGGGGCGCGGGATTGGTGGTGAGATGGGCGGGAATCACTTGCTTAGCCTTCGTCAGAGCAGGAGCAAAGTACTCTCGATTCCAGGTTGTGAGATAGGTTTGCCACTCTTGCTTTCCGGCGGCAATCTGATCTAAGGCTTGCTCCATCTGAGCCGTAAACTCAGCTTCTAGTAGATCGGGTAAGGCATCTTGCAGGAAGCGATCGACCTCTAATCCTAATTCTGTCGGTTGCAAATGCCCTTTGAGCACTTCTACATAAAGCCGTTGCTTCAGAGTTTGAATTGTCGGGGCATAGGTACTTGGGCGACCAATCCCTTTTCGCTCCATCACCTGCACCAGCTTCGGTTCGCTGTAGCGTGGGGGCGGTTGGGTTTGCTTCTGTTCATGGGCGGCTTGTTGCAGCGTTAGGACTTGGGCAGGAACCAAGGTGGGCAAATCTGTATCGGCGCTCAAGTTATTCCAGTATTTGCTATATCCTGCAAACTCAATCACCTGTCCCTTTGCTTGCCAAGATACAGGCCCGGATTGGGTCACAATTTGGGTTTGGCGCAGTCGAGCGGCTTGGCACTGAGAGGCGATCGCCCGTTTCCAAATCAACACGTATAAGGCAAAGGCATCCGCAGCCAGTTCCACTCGCAATTCCTTGGAGGGACGGTAGACATCGGTGGGCCGAATTGCCTCATGAGCTTCCTGTGCGCCCTTGGCTTTGCGGTGTTGCGTTACCTTTTTTGGCACATTGTCGGGGTCGTGCTCCTCTAGCCACTGCCGCGCTTGCGTACAAAACTCAGGGCTGAGGGTAATGCTGTCGGTTCGCATGTAGGTAATCAGCCCTGCTTCGTAGAGCGACTGGGCCACCTGCATGGTTTTCTCAGGACTGAAGCGCAAGCGAGAACCTGCCGCTTGTTGCAGAGTTGAGGTAATAAACGGAGGTGGGGGCGTGCGAGTCGCAGTTTTACCTTCAACTGAAACCACTTGGTGCGGGTGCTGTTGGGCAATTTCTACCAAGCGATCGGCAACGGCTTGAGAGGTGACGCGATCGGACTCTGGTGTTTGGCTCTCGGCGGCGGTAGCAGCATCATCAGTCGGGGCTGCTTCGGGGTTAGCTGTGCCACGACGGTTAGGGGGGCTAGCAGAGTTGGGGTTGGCAGAATTAGGCTTGCCTCGGTAGTAAGCCCGGAAGCCTTCAGCATAATCGACAAAGACACTCCAGTAGTCTTGCGGTACAAAGGCTTGAATCTGCCGTTCGCGATCGCAGAGGATGTGCAAGGTGGCACTCTGCACCCGTCCCATGCTTTTAGCGCCGTTGTGCAACTGCCAAAGCAAGGGAGAGCCTTTAAAGCCGACTAGTTTATCGAGCACAGTGCGGCACAATCCGGAGTTAACCAGGTTCAGATCAATAGAACGAGGTTGGGCGATCGCGCTACGCACAGCGTTAGGAGTAATTTCGGTATAGACGACTCGTTGGGGTTGCTTGAGGTTGAGAGCTTGTTGAATATGCCAAGCAATCGTCTCTCCTTCCCGGTCGTAGTCGGTTGCTAAGACCACAGTCTTCACCTGCTTCACGGCGGAACGGAGCTGTTGAATGGTGTCTTTGCCCCTGGTGCCTCTCGCCATAAAGCGGCACTTCACCGATTGACCCTCTAGATCAAAGCCTAGGGAATCTTCACCGTCATTCGCCAGTTCTCGAATGTGACCCATGCTGGCTTTGACTAGCCAATCAGACCCCAAGATCTGGCTGAGCTTTTTAACTTTGCCAGGACTTTCGACGATGAGTAGCTTGGTTGCCAAGATAGATTCCCTTTGCCTAGCGATGAACAACTACTTTACGTACAATTGTACTGGCTGAAGCCCAAGAGTAGCCATAGAGGATCGCTGAGTCGTCATCGAGTGCAACTAACGGCTCGCCTCAGCCGCAGCTTTCGACAAACTGTACTGGCCTTTTCTCGCCCGATGCCATTGTCCATCCTTGGCTCCAGTAGAGAGGATATTCAACATGCGATCGCGGGCTTTGTTTCGCACATCTTGAGGGATCTCAGCCACAAAAATCGTATTAATTAAATCGGGGACACTCAAGAGCTGCTTGGGCTGCTGCTGAAAAACAGTAGTAATTGCGGCTGGTAACGAGGTTTGACGAAATGGATCTTGTAAGTAGTCTTGCCAATTCTTCGACTGCCGCCGGGTTTGCTTAGTAGCCCTAGCAGGTTTTCTGCCTCTA from the Trichocoleus desertorum ATA4-8-CV12 genome contains:
- a CDS encoding ABC transporter ATP-binding protein, producing the protein MIRLFAKKNETAIASQLPSQPPSQSQDADSESTLLRAHELCKFYGDRSVVQNVSFTLNRGEVLGFLGPNGAGKTTTIGMLYGAIIPSQGFVQLNQWRIQTQGQQARYHLGIVPQEDNLDPELSVFENLTFFAHYYRLTGKNARQRAGEVLAQVGLQDYGRHKPDELSGGLKRRAVLARALLNRPQVVFLDEPTTGLDPDARQDFWKLVTQLKQEGCGILLTTHYMDEVQRLCDRLLLLQQGQIIDQGTPSELIERIIGKEIVEITGVDEAILRPLAAEAGAWCRSFGSSYLLTLPPSHAETLWQQLVETQPSKLTRRHANLEDVFLRLTGASLQ
- a CDS encoding ABC transporter permease, translating into MVTLWGVYSVWRRHAKVFQNTWVVNFLPSILEPIIYLVAFGSGLSPLIGEVSYAGHSVSYLKFLAPGMIAVGILYPAFFEGAYGTFVRLSFQKTWQGMLTAPLSFTEVFLGDWLWAATRGVMSGLITGLVAIAWGLYSGWYLLLSLPFICLGSLLFAALGLLTAGSVKTVDQLNFPVILLLVPMFTLCGTYFPRETLPTLLNLIANFLPLSALTDLLRWHLGLPSNWLLEILWMLLWISGLAGLAWKKIHWQLFHP
- the topA gene encoding type I DNA topoisomerase, with protein sequence MATKLLIVESPGKVKKLSQILGSDWLVKASMGHIRELANDGEDSLGFDLEGQSVKCRFMARGTRGKDTIQQLRSAVKQVKTVVLATDYDREGETIAWHIQQALNLKQPQRVVYTEITPNAVRSAIAQPRSIDLNLVNSGLCRTVLDKLVGFKGSPLLWQLHNGAKSMGRVQSATLHILCDRERQIQAFVPQDYWSVFVDYAEGFRAYYRGKPNSANPNSASPPNRRGTANPEAAPTDDAATAAESQTPESDRVTSQAVADRLVEIAQQHPHQVVSVEGKTATRTPPPPFITSTLQQAAGSRLRFSPEKTMQVAQSLYEAGLITYMRTDSITLSPEFCTQARQWLEEHDPDNVPKKVTQHRKAKGAQEAHEAIRPTDVYRPSKELRVELAADAFALYVLIWKRAIASQCQAARLRQTQIVTQSGPVSWQAKGQVIEFAGYSKYWNNLSADTDLPTLVPAQVLTLQQAAHEQKQTQPPPRYSEPKLVQVMERKGIGRPSTYAPTIQTLKQRLYVEVLKGHLQPTELGLEVDRFLQDALPDLLEAEFTAQMEQALDQIAAGKQEWQTYLTTWNREYFAPALTKAKQVIPAHLTTNPAPRPEKTLNLSRTRCPQCHNYLAKIPSSKVKKKYFLKCVSGCEDVVLFWSDRSRKWERPRSQGETSNPQPTQLTEFPCPICQKPLEVYAYEKEGQTKQLLRCSDAQARSNSQHKPAVYFQTAQGWWSPKFGELH